One window from the genome of Nicotiana tomentosiformis chromosome 5, ASM39032v3, whole genome shotgun sequence encodes:
- the LOC138892672 gene encoding uncharacterized protein, with product MASERYCYLAHGRKTIKNTVTIISLNFILFSLGHFSTSSAQLCRVTIVTRYTSVISTVADDRPTQDVDSRRRLSYGSSSRDAGDLSQAQASSSPVTEATLCDTDLAAPDDYIQEPDETMVTAGQTTPSTEPASPTDDHAAAHPPIKRRRDEDDPDSVAGRDGMRLRPTASLKHT from the exons ATGGCAAGTGAACGTTATTGCTACCTGGCACATG GtagaaaaactatcaaaaataCTGTTACAATCATCTCTCTTAATTTCATTTTATTCTCTCTTGGTCACTTTTCAACTTCTTCAGCGCAACTTTGCAGAGTTACTATAGTGACAAGATATACTTCTGTAA TATCGACCGTTGCTGATGATCGGCCGACACAAGATGTGGATAGTAGGCGCCGACTGAGTTATGGGtcatcatcgagggatgctggggatctttcacaggcgcag gcttcatcttcgcccgtcacggaggccactttgtgcgatACTGACCTGGCTGCGccggatgattatattcaggagcccgacgagaccatg gttactgctgggcagacgaccccttctaccgagcctgccagccctactgacgatcatgctgcagcgcatcctccgataaagaggcgacgtgatgaggatgatcctgatagcgtagccgggcgggatgggatgcgcctcaggccaacgGCTTCATTAAAGCATACATGA